Within the Vigna angularis cultivar LongXiaoDou No.4 chromosome 10, ASM1680809v1, whole genome shotgun sequence genome, the region TTGACAACAATAGAGGCTAATCTAACTTCTTAAATTAATTCTTAACAGGAGACCAACTATTGGCTCATATCCAAAATATAGGGTCAGATAATTGTATTCCCTAAAATTGACACTATTAATTGagtttaatatttgaagaaGGTTTAGTATTTTATCAAACttgatttcaattaaataatgtaaaaaggGAACAAAAAATGAGAGTTAAAATCCTTACCAAACCCGAATCCTTAAACTCTTCCAAAACCTCATTAGTATAACATGCTAAATTTTCCCATTTTAATGTCATTCCTACTCCCTTGAAGTGTTTCCTACACCACCAGCAACGTTGTGTATAAACGACAAAAACAAGATGACAACGGATATCCCTGTGCATGAGTTCTCTAATTTTGgtgtttgatattttaattaatgagttTAATGATTTACTATTTGGTTTGTTCTTACTAGTGTTGCTTAACCTGTAGTATGTTATTATGGTAacgaaaaattatttaattattttaaacttgatAAAAATGCCAGTACTTTTATCTtactttttattctattattccttttttttttacctgCCCTATATTAAgagaaattcatttttatataatacaatTCTTGTGAAAAATAATCGCAGTGAAAATAGGTAAAAGAGTGGTGTAAATAGTAAACCATATTAGAATAGCTGACAAGTGGCCAGTTGTGAGCTCAATAATTCGAGTCCACATACTGGGCGTAACTCGATGCAGTAATGTGGATCTGCCTAAGCTCATGGACAAGAATGGAGGGGTGACTGTTAGTTTATAATTAGTTGGTAATTAGCCAGTTAATTGAGTTGTTATGTCGTTTGTTGGACACTTGAAATAagtaaatcttaaaataaatgtttgtggagataagtatattttaaaataataacttatttaaaaaataatatatatatatatatctgaaATCCatttactttattaaaacatatatgtAGAGATATAATAGGAAGCCAACGAGTTTccatatttcatatttattcttaaaaatatatttaactcaattCCTATATTCAacgaatattaaattttttttcattttcattcaatgagtatatatttatacatgtttttctttactatttcaatatcaattaatcaacttttaaaataataaaaaattacagaaaaaatatataatattattaaatatttaatattaaaaaaggatattattattttttcaatattaaatattttaaaaaattataattatatacattcaaatcatgaaaataaaaaaatttacaaactttaacaaaacctagttaataaaattttgaaatatttctaagaatattcaaattaaaacatattttaaaatatttctacaaatattcaaattaaaaattatgatatatcTTGATCAAAATCACATagagaataaatattaaattattaataattagaatttaacatatatttcaTCATTTGAATTTCAATATACATTTGGATggtgacaaaaaaattaattacaattatattaaattagtgtatcatattaaataaaaattatttatatttatagtgataaaattacacttataataatttgttagaaaataaatataattatataaaaagattaaaagaacattttataataaaaataatcaacaaataaaagtattaaaaaatattaaatatatgattttgaaaaaatttagtaaactattaaatgaaattcagaaaacaaaattataattaaggatataataaaaaaaaattctttaaaaatttacaaaactttttaaatatcatCGTactaaaaaagattaaaataataaaaattattttagcagataataataaaagataaatgatagATTTTTCATAATAGACCaaaaatttgtattattgaaCACATAAGTCAATCATTCTCATATATGACaaaacaaatacaataaataaaaatattaaaatatgatgcatataaaatatttaattgacaCTTGAATGTAGTTACACATCgattttaatacaaattaaaaaaatacttgtaCTTCAAAAGTGGTGTCTGTGGTTAATACTCCGTCCTGGTCCTggtggaagagaagagaagCTGGGGTAACTTTCTGCGACATTTCTTCTGCGGTTCCTTTAGATTTAGTTGCATTTTTGCTCTCTGATTATGAATAGCAAACCCTAGATTCAGGGTCATAATTATTCATTTACTTATCCGATTTCGAAGGAACGCTCATCCAAAATTATAGGCAGATAAATGAGGTACATGAAGCCCTTGCAGTTGTTTCAGCATTTGAGGAATTCAACCCGAAACCAACGGGGAAGGTTGCTCGGTTTGGATGTTGGGGAGAAATATGTTGGCCTCGCTCTTTCTGACTTTGACAACAAAATTGCTTCACCTTTCAGGTTCCATTACTTCACACtcttactaaaatataaagctTTATTTCGTAATACTAACAGTGCATACTCTTGCAATTTGTAATGCCACAGTGTTCTCGTCAGGAAGAAatcaaatattagtttaatggCTTCTGATTTTCAGAGTCTGGTAAGCTTCTTCTGTCCTCTGAATTcaaattaaacttatatataGTTGTAAAGTATGTTAATTGAGTTGTTGAGGCTCTTAACATGAACGATACCATAAGTACACGCCATTTGCACCAGCTTTACTACTTGTTTTGTTCAACTATATTCCTCTTTCATCCGTGTCTTGACAAAATATATACACTACATACTTGAGGCACATAAGATCCTTCACCAGTTCTGCATGTTTTCTAGTTCAGTGATCATTTTATCCTTTTgcctataaaagaaaaatgactaTTTAATCTGTTTAGTAATGattctttttgttatttatgtGAGATGTCTCTTCTATCTTTGATGAATGCTGATGATGTAAGATTGCCCTTTCAGGTCAACAGTAGTCGCACACAATTGTGTTATGGAAATACTTAGTGATTTCACTTGTACCATGTTCTATTTGTATGTTAGTTAGCCTGACCCTTGGTTTAGTGTGCACGGGGAATGCATAtgatatatttatgtatttatttttatcatttatagaTACAACCTAGCGAATTGAACAATAATACTCCGAAGCATGTTATGATGACTTCAGCTTTCTTATATGTAGATGTCTGAATATTCCTTGAAGGGATTTGTTGTTGGCCTCCCTTTTGACAGGCATCGGGTGGCTTCTGAAGTGAGTTTCATTTCATTgatcattcatatattcattttcCTGtactcacatttttttttataggcTGCGCCGGTGAAGATCTTAATCGATCAGCTCTGTAGAACAAAAATGCTTGAAGGAGTAAAGTATACATATTGGAATGAGTGCTTTACATCAAAAGTGGGTTAACATGATTGCTATTATGAAACTTAATGAATTTACATTTGCCCCGAGctattttttcaaaatgacTCCAACCTCTCCCTTGGTTGGTGACTACCACTGTTGAAAGAATTAAATATCTATGAAGTGTGAAGTGGATATTGTATATTGAAGTTGTACAAAATAATGGGGAGTTACCAATTTCTTTCAGCGAATAAActcaaagaatgtgacaaaATCTAAAGTAGAACTTTGTTTGCAGAATGTGGAATTGCTTTTAAAGCCTTTGAACTTGAATCATCCAGTACTCTCCAAGACTATTCTAGACAAGTTTGCAGCGGTCGGAATACTTCAAGTGAGTTCTTTGCGCTGCTTCTTGACATAATCTACTATTCTACTCCTCATGTTACTCATTTTGGTAAAGATAATGTGTTCTCTTCATTTGCAATTGTACTAAGGGTCTATTTGAACATGATTCTCCATAAGAAATCTTaggagagaaaaggaaaaaggaaatgaaaattaacttatataaaagttaaaaacaaaaatttagagAAGTTATATGAAAGGGGTTCTACAAAATAGCTtatgcataaactaattttagctTCTGAAaagactatttttttttgtttaatagccaattttgtccctagtttcgttgacaaatctcaatttagtccctctttataaaagtgtttgaaatgagtcctcacttttaaaatttagagtCAAATTAGTCTCTTtcgttaaatataaccaaacggagttaatggaGTGATGATCTGACTGATTACGTGTCAAAATATACTGACGTGTTCGTTAATTAGAGGAAATATAGGGTTTTATTAAGAACACCCCAAGATGTCTGCAGGGACCTAAACACTTCTAACCTATATTTCAGTCCCTTCTGCTAAACACGATTACGACAGAGAAGGACAAGAACAAAAAGGGCCACATTCAAAAATCAAAGGCTTCCCTTTCACAAGATGTCCCTGCAGAGTGTAAGGAAAATCACCCCCATTTTTCATAGCACAAAAGCATCCATCACCACAACCATTCACACAGTCACAACCAGTAACATTCCCACTCTGATGAAACACAAACTGTGGAAAACTTGTCCTGGCAAGATACTCATAGTTAAGGGGATCTCGATCATCATCTATGTTGTTAAAAAGGCGAACAGGAACATTCTCCTTCTAGCTGGACATATCAGCAGAAAGAAAACGAACAATATTCGATTCCATTTCACCCCTCCTAATATTCCTAGCTTCCTTCAAAATAACACTTCCCATCTCAGCCTGCCCCTCAATCCTGGAAAGCCTAAACTTGTAAACCCCAAAACCAGATTTCCCCTTTTGAAACCAGCACTCAGTAATCTTATACACTCCATCATACACATACACCTTACCAGAAGCAGAAGCACTCCCCTCATACCTCATCCCACGAATAACCCTCACCCCCACTGGAGCTCATACTTGCAGGAAGATAATCAATGCCAGCCTACATCTGACCGTGCAACCCAAGCACACACAACTCCATTATGAAAAGGAACAAATCCCCCACCAAAATCCCAGGGATCGCCCCAACGATTCGCTTCTCCCGGTTCAACCACAGTCCACGCCACCGTGAAGCATCTTCACAGGAGCACCACCTCGCGCAAGCCGCGACGCAGAAGTGCCCCAATGCCTCCATTCAGCCAAGGACAACACAGAATCCAAACCAACATCACCCTCACCAAGTTCAGAACTTTCTCCACCCTTTGAAGGATTTTCAACAATGCTATCAGAATTCGACTCGGGTGACTTCAATTTAGTGAACTCACCACCCCTTTCAGCTTCCACGTACAGCATAAGCGCCTTTTTCTGCATCAATTTAAGCATGTTCAAAAACCCATTGTTCCTCGAGGGGGTCAGGCTCTACGGCAACCCAACAGCGTGACGAAATCCGGCGTGACCCGAATGATTTCACTAACGGGTCGACCCGAGAGGCCCTGAATGAGCAACACGGCGATGCCTTTGGTGAGGACAGAGTCGCAGTCAGCTTCGTAGATGACGTTGCGGTTGGGGTCGAGGTAGGCTCAGACCCAGACCTGGGAGACGCAACCTTGGACCTTGTTGCGTTGGTTTTGAAGTGGGGCTCAAGGGGTTTGAGGTTTTTGCCATAGAAAAGGAGTTGTTCGTATTTGGCCTTGGGTTCACAGACGGATTGGAAAAGGTGGACGATTTCTTGGAGCTTCGGAGGAAGGTCTTCGATGGGTTGAAGGGAATTGGATGACGATGACGATGATGATGGCGGCGGCGGCAGCGGTGATGATGATGGAAGTCTCTGGAAGGTGATGGATTTAGAGAAGAGAGTTTTTCTTATAGAAGAAGGGAAAGCTGGGTTTTGGGGAAGAGGGAGAGAAGGATTGTCTTCTCTGAATCGAGATTCACACAAAGGCAAgcaaaaattatgtaattaaggAACACGTCAGGACTCACATATAACACGTAACTACTAACAGCTGCCACATCATCACCCCATTAACTtcgtttggttatatttaacggaagggactaatttgactcaaaattttaaaaatgaggatccatttcaaacacttttaaaatgagggattaaattgagatttgtcaacgaaactggggacaaaattggctattaaacctttttttttcttcttaaattgtCTCTTCTAGATGTGCTTTTAGAAAAGCTTGTGCAAAAAGACCATAAGCATATTAAAAATGTACTAGCCAGTGAGGCCTCGAATTGATGTGTATATTTTTTCTGAAGTAGGAAAtggtttatttgtttttcttttacatttataaGCCAAATGTATGACAATGAGAGCCTTGAACCGAAAAATAAGTGATTCCTTGTCTGTAATTATTGGGCCACATCCACTAGATGGCCGTCATTTGATCTGACTATTTATGCACTATAGCACCAGTATATTCTGTCTGGTTTTCATGGTTCGCATAGGAATTAGATTaaattgaaaagtaaatatttttatttgcaattgGGCAAATGGACCCTACTTATTTACTAGGGCTGAAGTTCAATCTGAACCACGTAAACATCTTGTTTAGATTTTATATCATTTGAGCCTGTATGTTATGTTGAGCTATATAATTAGGTTtctacttaaattttttattttgtagggGTACCTGGATTTTGTCAACAGGAAAATGAAACTGACAGCAGTGGAGTGAGGAACTCttaattttttgttacttttcAAGCTTGCTATGTtagtctctctttttttttttcctttacgTGATTGCTATTTCTTAAAACTAGTAACTTACTGTGGTAGCTCTCctcctttttacttttatgaCCTTTTCTCTTTATAGGTTTCACattatttgatgaattaatgCTCTTTCTACAGGTGTAGGCATGGGTCACAAATCACAACTACCTCTGAATTAAAGGTTGGTTGGGGGACAGtataatagattttaaattttcctATTTTTGCATTCTCAGTTCTGAAGCTGAAATGGAATGAATCATGTCACTTTCAGTCATATTAGGATTAGTTTACAACCTTGATGAAATCGTTAGATGCTGGGCTTAGTTTATGTTTCATTATGATTTGATAAGAAGAGCGGCCACAAAATGACGACAACACTGTAGATTACATAAATTATTGGAATTAATTTGATACATTTTTCTTGCACCAAGTACTtgtatttttaacttatatcactgtttatgaaattgttttttatttatgaatttgtttattacattggagggaaaagttgtagtgGGAGATCAAACTTCTAATATCACATCATAATTTTAGACTGTACCGACTGAGATGAAAGCTCCGCGCAGGTAGATCCATTTATTCCATTGTAGATTGAGAAGATTTTGGTTAAACTATTTGAGGTGCGGGGAAAATTGGCACATTATGtatgattttgaagaaaaaaaaagaaagccaGAAAAAGGGCTAGCAATCCTAGAGACAATTTCTCACCATATGTAAAAGTATTAGAAAGATTCATTGTATACATGGGTGggaaaaattaattgaattgcactgaattatcaattaattgtattattaattgtattaCATTATATCAAAAGTATTGAATTGTTTTGATTAAAAATGgaattatatcattttatagttcagtttgaaaaaaaaagtctctaaagttataattaagttaactagtcattaatttaaaagtactttgttttataaatttttacttatttgAGAGTTTCTAAAGTTATAGTTGAGTTTAGTTGTTGTTGACTCGAGCAAACTTTGGTCATATATGACTTGGttgaatttgatcaattttCATTTGGAGTTAATTTGGTTGACTTATTTTCGAGTCAAATTTTGGTCAGGACAAATTGGATTAAATTTCGATCGTGGTTGACTCGACTGAATTTGACTAATATTTAGGAGTTGACTAAATTCGGCTGAATTTCGATAAGGACAAACTCAATCGAGTTTAAATTTCGGTCAAGATTGACTCGATTGAGTTTCAGTTGTGGCAGTCCCGCTTGATTTTCAGCCATGGCAATTCAGGTTGAATTTGACCAATTTTTGGTCAGGGTCAACTTAACTGAGTTTCGACCTTTGACATCTCGACTGAATTTGGTCGAACTTCGGTCTAGACTTGTCTTAACATTTTACCAGACTTGACCCATCTCAACCTTTGGTCTGTCTTGACCTTTTGTCCTGCTCAATTTGTCTCAACCTTGAACTCAGTCTGACCTATCTTGACATTTGACCTAACCTGGCCTGTCTTAACCTTGGTTTGACCTATCTTAATCTTTGGTTTGATCCATATCAAAGTTATGTTGTGTGtcaaagtagaaaaaaaatgtagtaTAAACTTAAGACTCTTGAACTTAATGCATGATTGCTTAAggatttaaagaattaaaacttGAAGGGTTATCATAGGCTCAAAGTTACTAAGAATAAGATTTGAGTAATCTTGTGAGTTTTTTTACATGAATTTGGAATTGGGATGATTGTGTATGCATGaaaatgaagttgatgaaataTAGTCTTGCCAATTGTAAATAGTTTATGTTAAATTTCTTGTTGCACactaaatatttgataaaagcttaaaaagagtttctttattatttttgaaatttgttgtcTAATTGAGTTGTGAATTGTGAGAGTTGTTATGTATTGTACAAATTCATGTGAAGAGAACATATTTATTACTTGTTACGTGTGACCGATGCACTTATCATTTTTCACTAActtgttataaaaaaacaagtgacaatattaattttaaaacaaacatgATCTCCAATAAAAGAATGAGTTGAATTcctgttttaaaaaaaaaaaacttaatcacCAATTAAACTATCTATTTCTACAAATATAACAATTACAATATATAggtatttaaactttttaaatttcatatggtctttaaacattttaaatttcattttgtaTGGGCGTGACCttcctcttctttctccttttcttctttactATATTTTCATTGCTTTATCATCATAACATGATAAATTTTGTGTTTGGTGCTTCAGTAGCACACTCAAGTTTTTTTAATAGCAGCATACCACTTTCCTAAAGTATTTCATTCTCTTCGTCTCCATATTTATGTGCATGTTTTCAACCTCCTTCACCATCTCTATCTTTATCTTCTCCATCATCATAAACCTGTCATGCAATACCTTCATCGCTTCCATAATCTCGACCACCTAATTGCATTTCAAAAGGGTGTGGCACTCTTGCAGAAATCCGAAACTAGAATCGGATTCTAAGAGAGGGAAATCAATTCTTgcaaagagagaaaagaggataataaattattcttaaaaatgaGGACCAAGAATGTAATTTAAGATGAGTTGATCTGACTCTCTTgtctttttctctcatttaaACTAATGTACGTTGTTTCTCAATCCAGCAAATCTTTCCTCGCATTTCTTTTCAAACCACTTAGATCCAAATGGAGTTGTTCTTTACATTTCTTTCATTGATACATcagataaaacaattttaaactttaaacttcAGATGCATTTGATAGCATGAACATTCTTATAAAGAGAGCAATAAGTGTGTTtagtttgtatttttctttagaAAGTGGTTAGTAATTTACTCATTAAACATACCTAAATTAAAAACATCGTTTTTTTCTTGgccataatttaattatgtattaaaaaCTCCATGTACATTATTTATCGCATGATCacttaaaaaaatgagaagTGTGTTTGACTATAGTTGTTTTTGTGTCATcaaataataactattttataacttcattcatgttttttcttgattttgtcaTTGTGTGatcaaatttgattttatcaTATGCCACAAGCCtctccaaaaataaataattaagaacaaaaatttgaatattatattaaaattattctgACGTATGATTAtaacaaaatcaatcaaaatcattaattaaaacAGACTTATAAAGATAACatactaaaattaataacaaacaACCTAATAATTGAAAATCATAACTAAGTACCAAacttagacaaaaaaaaaactcataaattcgtttcaaatttcaaaacgTCAAAATATCACACCAACAACAAAtacaaaagttaaattaaaaacagcatacatatattttcaaaactcaaaatgaaTCATAGtataatcaatttatataattaacacTTGAAAAACATTATAAACAACGAACAAAgttcacatatttttttaaaaatttaaataattacacaGCGCAATTTGAAAAATCTTTGTTTAAAAACTAAGAtaaactgaaaacaaaaaactaGAATCACagaccaaaataaaaaaactaaaaaacatcatTAATCAAGACACAACTATTGATTTCAAATATAAGAATTGCATACATAAGAATCAATTTGCATAATCATCATTTATAAGGTAAGGTAAGCAAGAAAATTACACAACAGCTCCaaacgtgaaaaaaaaaaattataactagcTCCAAACCTGAAAATTCACCAATGATTAACTTAATGTAATATTtgagttataatttttatttaagattttggaatattttgtagaaaaatttaattaatatgagaCGAAGATGAATAAAAACAAGCtagaaatataaaatcatctaagaaaaatacaattataatttactaCCTTTTAAAGATAATGTTATCTTGGTTTAACAAGATTTGATTATGGGAGGATGTCAATAGGAAATTTAGTACTATTTactttagattttattttaaattagtctaTAAATATGACTTTATATCCTATAAAGTGtgcactgaaataaatttttgaaagttgaaaataaagaatGCCTCCAATCAAGATATTATCATAAGATAAGGGTTGATTGAGCAGGATGAAGGGGGTGACCTGACAATTGGTTTATACGAAAAGGGTCATTTGGTCTGTATTTGGTACTTTGGTAGGCCCACACTGTCTCTCCAAATTCCCACCACTATTCTTCCTTTCCCATTACTccattattactatttttttattttcctttaaaaatttataataataataatattgaatttaatgCAGATAGATACatatattcttttcattttgattttcatAAAGTATTTAAGCACACTCCTCTTTAATTCAAATGCCTTcttaacttaattatttatattatttttattttaatttcccATTCTCTTCTCAAGTCCCAAGTGAAGTCCCATTATTTGTCTTTTCTCTACCCGTTTCCCACCCTTACTCACACTGCATTCTTCTGTCAAAACCCTAGATTTGAAAaatctagggttttgttttcgtAGCCTGTTACGCACATGATTCCGGAGCACAATCCCCACTCTGCTAGTTTCACTTTTTTCTCTTAATCTAGGCCTCTGCCTTTTTCTACATTTTCCCTCACTAACCTGTTCTgcatttacttttcaaaatctttgagCTTGAATCTTTGGTGTTTCTTGGCTTTAGATCTTCTTCTAGTATTCGTCGATTTAGGGTTAAAGATCTAATCTTTCCATCATTCTGGAAGCCATTTGCTTTTTAACTTGTAGAAGGGAATCTTTCTCAACCCCTGTTATTGTGTCTTTATTGGTTTCTTAGTTGAAGATAGCACCAGTGAGAGGATTTCGGGTTGAGGACACAAGATAGAGTATTATTTTTCACAATTGACGAACCTGTTGGTTAATGCATGGATGGAAGAGAAGGTATGGGTTTTCCTGGCGGCTCTGCTCCATATTACATGCAGCATAGAGGAGGGGTTAGTGGGTCTGGTCCTGGAACTGGAACGCCCTCTGGGTTCCAACCACCTTCTGGGTTCAGAGCTTTGTCTAATGTCTCATCAGGTTCTACATTCTCATTAGAAGCTAAGCCTCCGTCTCAACCTCAGCCTCAGCGGGGAGGTTTCGGTCATGGAATTAACTTAGGTTCCTCACCTGGAATTAACTTAGGTTCCTCACCTGACGGTGGAGGCGGTGGTGGAATGTCTTCTTCTGGTGACcctgtgaaaaagaaaagagggaGGCCAAGAAAGTATGGTCCTGATAGTGGGACTGTTTCCCTGAGACTCTCTCCCTTGTCTGCCACTGCTAATTCCACCCCAGGATCAGGCACTCCCTCAGAGAAACGGCCTAGAGGGCGCCCACCTGGAAGTGGAAGGAAGCAACAGCTTGCTAATTTAGgtacttttataattatgttagtttgaaattataattataaattccTGTTGATTGCTTGATCTGTTGATAGAGATTCAACTTCTCAAAAGTGAAACTATCATTTGAAAGGGAAAAGTGGGGTGTTAATAATTGTTGACAAGTTTCCTAAAAGAAGTTACCTTGTTTCTTTGGCCCTGAAGTTGACGGCTCGCTGAccagttcaattttttttcctattgaGGTTGTCAACTTGCTTTCAAGTTCATCCTTTTAGGGTATGCATGAAAATAAATTAGGAACAAAAGCagtgatattaaatatttttaagagaCTGAGTCGTGTATTTTATCTAAGAAAATTAATGGAGAAGATTATGGTAAAATATGTGTACTTGTATATAGGTTGTTAAATCTGATTTTATGCTTATTTTGGTGATTATAAAAATGGACAACtgttaaaatttatgattaacATCCCAACTTTGGgcttttattttaaagaaaggCAGTGAGCGTGCACCCTTTTCATACTGTATTTTTCCTTACACGCTTTATTGTTTGAAGTGGCAATttctattttactattttctttttcttttatctatttggaatatttttctattttttgccATTGTTGTGCTTTATGTTTGTGGCGGTTTTGGCTTCCAAGTTATTGATATCtcattactttttaattataaatcttTCTTCAGAAATCCCTGAATTGATAGTGATTGTAATATATGGATCTTCTGAACACTTTCAAGATATGTTGAACGGTGGAAATTAGTGTGCTTGCTTCTGCTTGAgaaaaagacaatttttttgtCTAGCTTTCTGACAGCTTttgaaa harbors:
- the LOC108335640 gene encoding uncharacterized protein LOC108335640 — translated: MRYMKPLQLFQHLRNSTRNQRGRLLGLDVGEKYVGLALSDFDNKIASPFSVLVRKKSNISLMASDFQSLMSEYSLKGFVVGLPFDRHRVASEAAPVKILIDQLCRTKMLEGVKYTYWNECFTSKNVELLLKPLNLNHPVLSKTILDKFAAVGILQGYLDFVNRKMKLTAVE